ATCTCGCATCCGAGTTCGACTACGACATCATCGTGCTCGATGTGATGCTGCCCAAGCGCGACGGGCTCAGTGTGCTCAAGTCGCTGCGCATGCGTAAATCGACGCCCGTCATCATGCTGACCGCGCGCGATCACGTGAACGACCGCGTGCGCGGCCTGCGCGAAGGCGCCGACGATTACCTCACCAAGCCGTTCTCGTTCCTCGAACTGGTGGAGCGTTTGCACGCTTTGGCGAGGCGTACGCGTGTGCAGGAATCGACGCTCATTTGCGTCGGCGATCTGTATGTCGATCTGATCGGGCGACGCGCGACGCGCAGCGGCGTGCGGCTCGACCTGACCGCGAAAGAGTTCCAGTTGCTGAGCGTGCTCGCACGGCGGCAGGGCGATATCCTGTCGAAAGCGATGATCACGGAACTGGTGTGGGATGTGAACTTCGACAGCCATACGAACGTCGTCGAAACGGCGATCAAGCGGCTGCGCGCGAAGCTCGACGGGCCGTTTCCCACCAAGCTGCTGCACACGATGCGCGGCATGGGCTACGTGCTCGAAGTCAGAGAGGAAGCGGAGGCATCATGATTCGCTCGACCCGTTCGATTGCGCGGCGGCTCGCGTTGCTGTTCGCGCTCGTTGCGCTGTCTGTGTTTACGCTGGTGGATACGGGGCTGTTCCTCGTGATGCGCTCGCAACTCGAACAGCGCCTGCGCGATTCGCTCGACAGCCGCACGGAAGTGGCGCGCATCATCGTGCATCACGCGATCAATCGCGACAAGTGGCGCATCGCGCAAGAAAAACTCGGCGACATGACGCCACGCGACGGCACGAGTCTCTATTCGATTTCGAGCGCGACGCCGCTCTTCAACTACGGTCATACGGTGACGGGTACGATCGTGCAGCAATGGAGCGGCGACTATGCGCGCGTCGCAGACAACGGCACCGGCCACGATCTGTTGACGCGCACGCTCATCATTCCGCCGAACGGCGAGCGTCCGCAGGTGCAATTGCAGGTCGCCACGAGTTACGCACCGACCGAGCAGGCGTTGCGCGAATTCGGCCTTGCGTTGGCTGCATTGTCGGCGCTCGGCGCGTTCGGCGCGTCGTTGCTCAGTTACTGGGTCACGCGCATCGGGCTTGCGCCGTTGCGCAGGTTGACGGTCGATGCATCCGAGGTGAGCGCCGACAACCGCTCGCAGCGCTTGCGCACGACAGAACTGCCGTTCGAACTGAACGACCTCGCGCATTCGTTCAATGGCGCGCTCGAACGGCTCGATCAGGCCTACGTGCGCCTCGAATCGTTCAATGCCGATGTCGCGCACGAATTGCGCACGCCTGTGACGATTCTGATAGGACAGACGCAGGTGGCCTTGACGCGCAATCGCTCGGTCGACGATCTGCGCCGTACGCTGCAATCGAATCTCGAAGAGTTCGAGCGCATGCGCGGCATCATCAACGACATGCTGTTTCTTGCGCGCGCGGACCAGGGCGAACGCGCGACGGAACTGGTCGAAGTGTCGCTTGCAACGGAAGTGGCGCGCACCGTCGAGTTCCTCGAAATGCCGATGGAAGAGGCGCACGTGCAGGCCGAATTGCACGGCGATGCGGCGGCGCGCGTCAACCGCTCGCTGTTCGGCCGCGCCTGCGCGAACCTGCTGATCAACGCGATTCATCATTGCACGCCGGGCGCGACGATCCAGGTGACGATTTCGCGCGAGGCGGGGCGTGTGTGGGTCGCCGTCGCGAATCCGGGTGCGCCGATCGTGGGCGAGGTGCTCGATCATGTGTTCGACCGCTTCTATCGGGCGGAACTGTCGCGCACGAATAGCCGCGAGAATCACGGGCTCGGGCTCGCGATCGTCAAGGCAGTCGCCGACATGCACGGCGGCGTGGTGTTCGCGCGCAGCCTCGATGGTGTGAACACATTCGGGTTTTCGATAAGAAGCGACACGGTGCGCCCGCCGAAAGCCGAACCGTCTTCGGCGAAAGAGCCACAACTGGCGTCGCGGCCCATCGCTTCGTCGCCGCTGAAATTGCCGTGAGCTTTCAATGCGTGCGCGTTGGGTGGCGGCGCGCCGTCGAAACAGGTAAATAGATCCAATCCTTGCCCTCTGTTCAGCAGAATGACGGTCAATTTGACTGGGTACGCTGGTGTTGTCGCGACAGGCGCGGACCAGGCAAGGAGACTCAGGTGGATCTGATCGAAATGGCGAAGAAATCCGGCATGCAGGTGCTGCTCGATGCGCAGATCGGCAGTCAGATGTATCACAGCGTTTGCGGGCCACTTTCTGCGCTACAGCGTTTCGCCGATGAAGTCGGCAAGGCGCTCGCCGCCGAAGCCGCTGCGCAGGCCGCTCAATTGGCCGCAGAAACGTAAGCGAATCACGCGCGCTGCATACGTCGCAGCGTTCGGGCCCGTTATCTGCTTGACGATTGCCGCGAGGGCGAGCGCATCGATGTGCCTGCCGTCCGCGCACATCGATCATGGAGGGCCTGTTGCGTTGAGCGTCTCGCGATTCCGTTCTGTCGGTTTCAAAGCGCAGCGCCCGCGCGCCGTGTTCCGTCTGCTCGCTGTCGGCGCCGCACTGTGTACCGTTTCGGTGACAGTCGCGGCCGCGCCGCCCGCCATCGCGCTTCTCGACTGCGTTGTGCTCGACGACAACGCAGCCTATAACGATCCTTCCGTTACGCAGACGCAGCAGACACGCGCGACGATGGTGAGCGCGCAACTGCGCACGCTCGTCGATCAGCGCGGTCTTTACAAGGTCGCGGACAATCGTCCCGCGACAACGCTCATCGACAGGCTCAAGGCCACGCAGGACCTGAGCAGCTGCAACGGCTGCGAGCGGGAGATCGCGCGGCAACTCGGCACACAGCGCGTCGGCGTGTGCTGGGTGCAGAAAATCAGCAACCTCATTCTGAACATCAATTTGCGCATTGAAGACACGGCGAGCGGGCAGGTCGTGTTCCAGCGTTCCGTCGATATTCGCGGCAACACCGATCAGTCGTGGCGGCGCGGCGTCGATGCGCTCGTCGGTCTCCTCGCGTCCGAACCGGACACCGCGCATTGAACGGCGCGCGTCCATCGATTTCGGGAAAAACTCCCGGGCTTCCACACTGTCATCCCGGCGCGCGATGCGCTAACTTGAGCTTGGGTGAATTTGCCCTTGCGGCACAACGAATATGGCGCGCGCGATTCGACGCGGGCCCGTCGAACAACACTCCGCAGGAGACATCGATGCAACGCACTATCGGATATAAACGCGGACATACACGCGGCCATACACGCAGATCTGGCCGCGTGGCGGCATCGGTCGCGCTTGCCGTTCTAATGGGCACGGCTGCCGGCGAGGCATCCGCGGCTGCCGTCGCGTACGTGACGAGCGAGACGAACGGCGTCGGCGTGATCGACCTCGACCAGATGACGCTCACCAAAACGATCGGCCTCGGCAAGGACGGCCCGCGCGGCCTGAGCCTGACGGCGGACGGCCGCAGGCTGCTGGTCGCGAACAAGTCGGGCGATCTGTCGGCGATCGATACATCGACGGATAAAGTCGTGGCGCGCGTGAAGATCGGCAAAAACCCGGAGTTCGTGCGCGTGCATCGCGGCTTTGCGTATGTGACGTACGAGCCGGGCGAGAGCGGTCCGCCGCCGCAGGCCATGGCCGCGAATCAGGACGCAGGCAAGCCTGACGCCAAACCCGAGGGTAAGCCCGAAACGGAAGCGGCGGGCGGCAAAGGCGGCAAGGGCGGTCACGACGACGATGACGACGCGAACAGCCCGCCAGCGGAAGTCGCGATCGTCGATCTGAAGACGATGAAGGTGGTGCGCTCGGTGAAGAGCGGACATGAGACGGAAGGCGTCGAGTTCTCGCCGGACGGTCACGAACTGCTTGTGACGAACGAGGGCGACGATACGGTGTCCGTGTATCGCACGGGCACGGGCAAGCTGGTGCGCACCTTGAAGCTCGACAAGGGATCGCGGCCGCGCGGCATCAAGGCGTCGCCGGACGGCAAGCAGTATGTGGTGACGCTGGAGAACACCAACAAGTTCGTCGTGCTCGATGCAGGGACGC
This Paraburkholderia sabiae DNA region includes the following protein-coding sequences:
- a CDS encoding heavy metal response regulator transcription factor is translated as MKLLIVEDEFKVVDYLRRGLTEQGWVVDVALDGEEGLHLASEFDYDIIVLDVMLPKRDGLSVLKSLRMRKSTPVIMLTARDHVNDRVRGLREGADDYLTKPFSFLELVERLHALARRTRVQESTLICVGDLYVDLIGRRATRSGVRLDLTAKEFQLLSVLARRQGDILSKAMITELVWDVNFDSHTNVVETAIKRLRAKLDGPFPTKLLHTMRGMGYVLEVREEAEAS
- a CDS encoding heavy metal sensor histidine kinase codes for the protein MIRSTRSIARRLALLFALVALSVFTLVDTGLFLVMRSQLEQRLRDSLDSRTEVARIIVHHAINRDKWRIAQEKLGDMTPRDGTSLYSISSATPLFNYGHTVTGTIVQQWSGDYARVADNGTGHDLLTRTLIIPPNGERPQVQLQVATSYAPTEQALREFGLALAALSALGAFGASLLSYWVTRIGLAPLRRLTVDASEVSADNRSQRLRTTELPFELNDLAHSFNGALERLDQAYVRLESFNADVAHELRTPVTILIGQTQVALTRNRSVDDLRRTLQSNLEEFERMRGIINDMLFLARADQGERATELVEVSLATEVARTVEFLEMPMEEAHVQAELHGDAAARVNRSLFGRACANLLINAIHHCTPGATIQVTISREAGRVWVAVANPGAPIVGEVLDHVFDRFYRAELSRTNSRENHGLGLAIVKAVADMHGGVVFARSLDGVNTFGFSIRSDTVRPPKAEPSSAKEPQLASRPIASSPLKLP
- a CDS encoding DUF3280 domain-containing protein; this translates as MSVSRFRSVGFKAQRPRAVFRLLAVGAALCTVSVTVAAAPPAIALLDCVVLDDNAAYNDPSVTQTQQTRATMVSAQLRTLVDQRGLYKVADNRPATTLIDRLKATQDLSSCNGCEREIARQLGTQRVGVCWVQKISNLILNINLRIEDTASGQVVFQRSVDIRGNTDQSWRRGVDALVGLLASEPDTAH
- a CDS encoding cytochrome D1 domain-containing protein — its product is MQRTIGYKRGHTRGHTRRSGRVAASVALAVLMGTAAGEASAAAVAYVTSETNGVGVIDLDQMTLTKTIGLGKDGPRGLSLTADGRRLLVANKSGDLSAIDTSTDKVVARVKIGKNPEFVRVHRGFAYVTYEPGESGPPPQAMAANQDAGKPDAKPEGKPETEAAGGKGGKGGHDDDDDANSPPAEVAIVDLKTMKVVRSVKSGHETEGVEFSPDGHELLVTNEGDDTVSVYRTGTGKLVRTLKLDKGSRPRGIKASPDGKQYVVTLENTNKFVVLDAGTLKTVKTVDTKMGPYGVAFDPSGKHLLVAAARDKTLQVFDAKTYEHVTDAPVGQRCWHFSFTPDGSKVLMACGRSNAVFVLDAKNNYQTVSQIGDLPLAWGIVTSPPSQGSIESR